The sequence GCTCTGCCTTGGCATCGTCGCGCTGGCGCTCACCGTCGTCGGGATCTATGGCGTCGTAGCCTATCTCGTCGGCCAACGCACGAGAGAGATCGGGATCCGCATCGCGCTCGGTGCGACGCCGCGCGAGGTCCTCACGCTCGTCATGCGGCAGTCCGTGCGTCAAGCCGTGGTGGGAACGACCATCGGTCTGGTGCTGTCGCTGGGACTCGCGCGTGTGATCGCGTCGAATGTGCAAGGCGCGCCGACCTTCGACGTCGTCGCGCTGGCGCTGGCAGCATCGAGTGTCGTAGCGGCGTGTGTGGTCGCCGCTTTTCTACCGTCGCGACGCGCGTCCGGCGTCGATCCTACTACCGCGCTGCGCCACGACTGAGCGGCACGGGTCGCTCTTATTCGTAGCGCAATGCCTGAATCGGGTCGAGGGTTGCGGCGCGTCGCGCGGGCCACACGCCGAAGAACAAGCCGACGATGGTGGCAAACACGAACGCCAACGCGACGGAGGCTGGGCCCAGCACGGCGTTCCAACCGAATGCGTCGCGCAGCACGAGCGCGGCTGCCAGGCCCAGGACGACGCCCACGGCGCCGCCGAGCAAACAGAGGGTGAGGGCTTCCGACATGAACTGCATGAGGATGTCGCGGCGCGTGGCGCCGAGCGCCTTGCGCACGCCGATCTCGCGCGTTCGCTCCGTCACCGACACGAGCATGATGTTCATGATGCCGATGCCTCCGACCAGCAGCGAAACCGCGGCGATGCCTGCCAGGAGCGTCGTGAAGATCTGCGTCGCCTCATTCAGCGTCTCGAGGAACGTCGCCTGGTTGCGAATGCGGAAGTCGTCGGGTTGGCCTTCACGCAGCCGGTGCTCGCGTCGCAACGCCGCTTGAATCTCCGCCGTGGCGATCGGAAGGTCGTCCTCGCTGCCGGCGAGCGCGAAGATGTCGTCGACCCAATCCGTCTTGAACAGCCGATAGTGCCCCGTGCCGAAGGGGACGATCACTTGATCGTCGGGGCTTCCGAACACCGAGCCTGCTCCTTTCGGAGCGAGTACGCCGATGACCGTGAACTCGACGCCGCCGATCCGTACGCGCTGGCCGATGATATCGTACGGATCGAGGATATTGAGCTGCGTCAGCACGCCGGCGCCGAGCACGGCCACACGCTGTCGCCCCAGGTCGTCGGCCGACGTGAACATCTGACCCGCGGCAATGCTGAACTTCTGGACGTCGAGAAAGTTCGGCGTCGCTCCGGTGATGCGGACGTTGGTGTTGTGATCGCCCCACTGTACCTGGAGTGACTTGTCCTGCTGCGGCTGCACCGCGAGCACATGCGGCGCCCGCTCCTCGATCGCGTCGGCGTCGTCGATCGTCATCCGACGACGCGCGTTCAGTTGGACGCCGGCTTGACGCACGAACGTCGCGTCGATTTGCAGCGTCGTCGTGCCGAGTCGCTCAATGCGATTCTTGACCGACGCTTGCGCCCCGTCGCCGATCGCGACCATCGCGATGACCGCGGCGACGCCGATGACGATCCCCAGCATGGTCAACAACGAGCGCAACAGGTTGGCGCGCAACGCCGCGAAGGCAATCGACAGAAATTCGAGCCGCACCGACTGGAGCCTCCGAGTGGGGAACCGGCGATGGATGCCAATTACTTGTTCCCCCATGCATCTCGGATGTTCCCCTGAAAGTCAAGCACTGGAAAACGGGACGCGCACTAAACGAGTCCGCTGCTTCGCCGAACACTCTAGTCGTCAGCGACAGCGTCAGCGACAGGAAAAAACAAGACGGCAGCGCAGTCACCTGTCGACTGTCGCTGCCGCCTGACGACTAAAGTCTCGCCTCGCAGAGATCCGATTTAGTGCGGGAGCCTCTGCGCCTTTGTTAGTGGCACTTTCCCGACGACCGGTCCCACACGCGCCCACCGGCCTCGATGAACTCCGATCTCCATCCGTCCTCTCCGAGCGTGAGCTTCAACACGCCGGCCCGGCCTTCGATCTGATACGCCGAGTTCGGCTGGAGTTGGTTGAATCCGCGCAACTCTTCGCCGCCCGTGCCTGCCACGATCTCGGTGATTCCCT is a genomic window of Gemmatimonadaceae bacterium containing:
- a CDS encoding ABC transporter permease, which gives rise to MRLEFLSIAFAALRANLLRSLLTMLGIVIGVAAVIAMVAIGDGAQASVKNRIERLGTTTLQIDATFVRQAGVQLNARRRMTIDDADAIEERAPHVLAVQPQQDKSLQVQWGDHNTNVRITGATPNFLDVQKFSIAAGQMFTSADDLGRQRVAVLGAGVLTQLNILDPYDIIGQRVRIGGVEFTVIGVLAPKGAGSVFGSPDDQVIVPFGTGHYRLFKTDWVDDIFALAGSEDDLPIATAEIQAALRREHRLREGQPDDFRIRNQATFLETLNEATQIFTTLLAGIAAVSLLVGGIGIMNIMLVSVTERTREIGVRKALGATRRDILMQFMSEALTLCLLGGAVGVVLGLAAALVLRDAFGWNAVLGPASVALAFVFATIVGLFFGVWPARRAATLDPIQALRYE